A region from the Stutzerimonas stutzeri genome encodes:
- the rplB gene encoding 50S ribosomal protein L2, whose product MAIVKCKPTSAGRRFVVKVVGQELHKGAPYAPLLEKKSKSGGRNNNGRITTRHIGGGHKQHYRLVDFRRNKDGIPAIVERVEYDPNRTAHIALLKYADGERRYIIAPKGVTAGDQLLSGVNAPIKAGNSLPLRNIPLGSTVHGVELKPGKGAQIARSAGASAQLVAREGAYVTLRLRSGEMRKVLAECRATLGEVSNSEHSLRSLGKAGAKRWRGVRPTVRGVAMNPVDHPHGGGEGRTSGGRHPVSPWGFPTKGAKTRSNKRTDNMIVRRRK is encoded by the coding sequence ATGGCAATCGTTAAATGCAAACCGACTTCCGCGGGCCGCCGTTTTGTGGTCAAAGTGGTCGGTCAGGAGCTGCACAAAGGCGCTCCTTATGCTCCGCTGCTCGAGAAGAAGTCGAAGTCCGGCGGTCGTAACAACAACGGTCGTATCACCACTCGTCACATCGGTGGTGGTCATAAGCAGCATTACCGTCTGGTCGATTTTCGTCGCAACAAGGATGGCATCCCTGCCATCGTCGAACGCGTCGAATACGATCCGAACCGTACTGCGCACATCGCGCTGCTGAAGTACGCCGACGGTGAACGTCGCTACATCATTGCGCCGAAAGGCGTAACCGCTGGCGATCAGCTGCTCTCCGGCGTCAACGCGCCGATCAAGGCTGGTAATAGCCTGCCGCTGCGCAACATTCCGCTGGGTTCCACCGTTCACGGTGTCGAGCTCAAGCCGGGCAAGGGGGCTCAGATCGCTCGCTCCGCTGGTGCTTCGGCTCAGCTGGTTGCGCGTGAAGGCGCCTATGTAACCCTGCGTCTTCGCTCCGGCGAGATGCGCAAAGTGCTGGCTGAATGCCGCGCGACCCTGGGCGAAGTCTCGAACTCCGAGCACAGCCTGCGTTCGCTGGGTAAAGCCGGTGCCAAGCGTTGGCGCGGTGTTCGCCCGACCGTTCGCGGTGTGGCAATGAACCCGGTCGATCACCCCCACGGTGGTGGTGAGGGTCGTACCTCCGGTGGTCGTCATCCGGTGTCGCCATGGGGCTTCCCAACCAAGGGCGCGAAGACTCGCTCTAACAAGCGCACCGATAACATGATCGTCCGTCGTCGCAAGTAA
- the rpsS gene encoding 30S ribosomal protein S19, translated as MPRSLKKGPFIDLHLLKKVEVAMEKNDRKPVKTWSRRSMILPQMVGLTIAVHNGRQHVPVLVSEDMVGHKLGEFAGTRTYRGHVADKKGKR; from the coding sequence GTGCCGCGTTCTCTGAAAAAAGGTCCTTTTATCGATCTTCACCTATTGAAGAAGGTCGAAGTGGCGATGGAGAAGAACGATCGCAAGCCGGTTAAAACCTGGTCGCGTCGTTCGATGATCCTGCCGCAAATGGTCGGTCTGACCATCGCTGTGCATAACGGCCGTCAACATGTCCCCGTTCTCGTGAGCGAAGACATGGTCGGTCACAAACTCGGCGAGTTCGCTGGTACCCGCACCTATCGCGGGCACGTAGCGGACAAGAAAGGCAAGCGCTAA
- the rplV gene encoding 50S ribosomal protein L22 produces the protein MEVAAKLSGARISAQKARLVADQIRGKKVGEALNLLAFSSKKAAEIMKKVLESAVANAEHNEGADVDDLKVSTVFVNEGRSLKRIMPRAKGRADRIVKRSCHITVKVADK, from the coding sequence ATGGAAGTAGCCGCTAAGTTGTCGGGCGCTCGCATCTCCGCCCAGAAAGCCCGCCTGGTCGCCGACCAGATCCGCGGGAAGAAGGTGGGCGAAGCGCTCAACCTGCTGGCTTTCAGCAGTAAGAAAGCCGCCGAGATCATGAAGAAAGTGCTGGAGTCGGCCGTAGCCAACGCCGAGCACAACGAAGGCGCTGACGTGGATGACCTGAAGGTTTCCACCGTCTTCGTCAACGAGGGGCGTTCGCTTAAGCGCATCATGCCGCGTGCCAAAGGCCGCGCTGATCGCATCGTCAAGCGGTCTTGCCATATCACTGTCAAGGTTGCGGACAAGTAA
- the rpsC gene encoding 30S ribosomal protein S3, which produces MGQKVHPTGIRLGIVKEHTSVWYADGRTYADYLLADLNVREYLQDKLKSASVSRIDIHRPAQTARITIHTARPGIVIGKKGEDVEKLRQDLTKKMGVPVHINIEEIRKPELDAMLVAQNVAQQLERRVMFRRAMKRAVQNAIRIGAKGIKIQVSGRLGGAEIARTEWYREGRVPLHTLRADIDYNTYEAHTTYGVIGVKVWIFKGEVIGGRHEELKPQAPAPRKKAAK; this is translated from the coding sequence ATGGGTCAGAAAGTACATCCCACTGGCATTCGCCTGGGAATCGTCAAGGAGCACACTTCCGTCTGGTACGCAGACGGTCGTACGTACGCCGATTATCTGCTTGCAGATCTGAACGTGCGTGAGTACCTCCAAGACAAACTAAAAAGCGCGTCCGTAAGCCGTATCGATATCCATCGTCCGGCTCAGACAGCACGCATCACCATCCACACTGCTCGTCCCGGTATCGTGATCGGCAAGAAAGGTGAAGATGTCGAGAAGCTGCGTCAGGACCTGACCAAGAAAATGGGTGTGCCGGTGCACATCAACATCGAAGAAATCCGCAAGCCGGAACTCGATGCAATGCTGGTAGCACAGAACGTCGCTCAGCAGCTGGAGCGTCGCGTAATGTTCCGTCGCGCCATGAAGCGCGCCGTACAGAACGCGATCCGCATTGGTGCCAAGGGCATCAAGATCCAGGTGAGCGGTCGTCTGGGTGGGGCTGAAATCGCCCGTACGGAATGGTATCGGGAAGGTCGTGTGCCGCTGCACACCCTGCGTGCCGATATCGACTACAACACCTACGAAGCGCACACCACCTACGGTGTGATCGGCGTCAAGGTCTGGATCTTCAAAGGCGAAGTGATTGGTGGTCGCCATGAAGAGCTCAAGCCGCAAGCGCCTGCGCCTCGTAAAAAAGCTGCCAAGTAA
- the rplP gene encoding 50S ribosomal protein L16, with amino-acid sequence MLQPKRTKFRKQMTGHNRGLAQRGSKVSFGEFALKSVARGRLTARQIESARRALTRHVKRGGKIWIRVFPDKPVTKKPLEVRMGKGKGNVEYWVAQIQPGKVLYEIEGVSEELAREAFALAAAKLPLATSFVKRTVM; translated from the coding sequence ATGTTGCAACCCAAGCGTACAAAATTCCGCAAGCAGATGACCGGCCACAACCGTGGTCTGGCTCAGCGCGGTAGCAAAGTCAGCTTCGGCGAGTTCGCTCTGAAGTCTGTTGCGCGTGGTCGTCTCACCGCGCGTCAGATCGAGTCCGCACGTCGTGCGTTGACCCGTCACGTGAAGCGTGGCGGCAAGATCTGGATCCGCGTATTCCCCGACAAGCCTGTCACCAAGAAGCCTCTGGAAGTCCGGATGGGTAAAGGTAAGGGTAACGTCGAGTACTGGGTAGCCCAGATTCAACCGGGCAAGGTGCTCTACGAGATCGAGGGTGTTTCCGAAGAGCTGGCGCGTGAGGCATTCGCCCTGGCCGCTGCAAAGCTGCCGCTCGCCACCTCCTTTGTTAAGCGGACGGTGATGTGA
- the rpmC gene encoding 50S ribosomal protein L29, producing the protein MKANELREKSAQQLNEQLLELLRDQFNLRMQKATGQLGQSHLLSQVKRDIARVKTVLNQQAGK; encoded by the coding sequence ATGAAAGCGAATGAACTTCGTGAAAAATCCGCTCAGCAGCTGAACGAGCAACTGCTCGAGCTGCTGCGCGACCAGTTCAATCTGCGCATGCAGAAAGCAACTGGCCAGTTGGGGCAGTCTCACCTGCTCTCGCAAGTCAAGCGCGACATCGCTCGTGTCAAGACTGTGCTCAACCAGCAGGCAGGTAAGTGA
- the rpsQ gene encoding 30S ribosomal protein S17 — MAEVEKTVRTLTGRVVSDKMDKSITVLIERRVKHPIYGKYVKRSTKLHAHDETNQCRIGDKVTIRETRPLAKTKCWMLVDVVERAVEV; from the coding sequence ATGGCTGAAGTTGAAAAAACTGTCCGCACGCTGACTGGCCGCGTCGTCAGCGACAAGATGGACAAAAGCATCACCGTTCTGATCGAGCGTCGCGTCAAGCACCCGATCTACGGTAAATACGTGAAGCGTTCGACCAAACTGCACGCCCACGACGAAACCAACCAGTGCCGTATCGGCGACAAGGTCACTATCCGCGAGACTCGTCCGCTGGCGAAGACCAAGTGCTGGATGCTGGTTGATGTCGTTGAACGTGCCGTCGAAGTCTAA
- the rplN gene encoding 50S ribosomal protein L14, which yields MIQTQSMLDVADNSGARRVMCIKVLGGSHRRYAGIGDIIKVTVKEAIPRGKVKKGQVMTAVVVRTRHGVRRPDGSIIRFDGNAAVLLNNKQEPIGTRIFGPVTRELRSEKFMKIVSLAPEVL from the coding sequence ATGATTCAGACTCAATCAATGCTCGATGTGGCGGATAACAGTGGCGCTCGTCGCGTCATGTGTATCAAGGTCCTCGGCGGTTCGCACCGCCGTTACGCCGGCATCGGCGACATCATCAAGGTTACCGTCAAGGAAGCGATTCCGCGTGGCAAGGTCAAGAAAGGCCAGGTAATGACTGCTGTCGTAGTCCGTACCCGTCACGGTGTTCGTCGTCCGGACGGCTCCATTATCCGCTTCGATGGCAATGCTGCTGTTCTGTTGAACAACAAGCAGGAGCCTATTGGCACCCGTATTTTCGGGCCGGTGACGCGTGAACTTCGTTCCGAGAAGTTCATGAAGATCGTCTCGCTCGCGCCTGAAGTGCTGTAA
- the rplX gene encoding 50S ribosomal protein L24, translated as MQKIRRNDEIIVIAGKDKGKRGKVLRVLADDRLVVGGINLVKRHTKPNPMSGVQGGIVEKEAPLHASNVAIFNGETNKADRVGFKVEDGKKIRVFKSTQKPVEA; from the coding sequence ATGCAAAAGATTCGTCGCAACGACGAGATCATCGTCATCGCCGGCAAAGACAAGGGTAAGCGCGGTAAGGTGCTTCGGGTTCTCGCTGACGACCGTCTGGTCGTCGGTGGCATCAACCTGGTCAAGCGTCATACCAAGCCGAACCCGATGTCGGGCGTTCAGGGCGGTATCGTCGAGAAAGAGGCGCCACTGCACGCCTCTAACGTCGCTATCTTCAATGGCGAAACCAACAAGGCTGACCGCGTTGGATTCAAGGTTGAAGACGGCAAGAAAATTCGTGTCTTCAAGTCGACCCAAAAGCCGGTTGAAGCTTGA
- the rplE gene encoding 50S ribosomal protein L5, with product MARLKEVYRKQIAPKLKEELQLGNVMEVPRITKITLNMGIGEAIGDKKIIDNAVADLEKITGQKVVVTHARKSIAGFKVREGWPIGVKVTLRSDRMYEFLDRLLSISLPRVRDFRGLNAKSFDGRGNYSMGVKEQIIFPEIDYDKIDALRGLDITLTTTARTDEEGRALLRAFNFPFRN from the coding sequence ATGGCACGACTAAAAGAAGTTTATCGGAAGCAAATCGCTCCCAAGCTGAAAGAAGAACTTCAGCTCGGCAACGTGATGGAAGTTCCGCGCATCACCAAGATCACCCTTAACATGGGTATCGGCGAGGCGATCGGTGACAAGAAAATCATCGATAACGCCGTTGCCGATCTTGAAAAGATCACCGGCCAAAAGGTCGTCGTGACTCACGCTCGCAAATCCATCGCAGGCTTCAAGGTCCGCGAAGGTTGGCCGATCGGCGTCAAGGTGACCCTGCGCAGCGATCGTATGTATGAATTCCTGGATCGTCTGCTGTCGATCTCCCTGCCTCGGGTCCGCGACTTCCGCGGCCTGAATGCCAAGTCGTTCGACGGCCGTGGCAACTACAGCATGGGCGTCAAAGAGCAGATCATCTTCCCGGAAATCGATTACGACAAGATCGATGCCCTGCGTGGTCTGGACATCACTCTGACCACTACTGCTCGGACGGATGAAGAGGGTCGCGCACTGCTGCGTGCCTTCAACTTCCCGTTCCGTAACTGA
- the rpsN gene encoding 30S ribosomal protein S14 — protein MAKQSMKNRELKRQQTVAKYAQKRAALKAIIANPESTPEARWEAQVALQKQPRDASASRLRNRCRLTGRPHGVYRKFGLARNMLRQAAMRGDVPGLVKASW, from the coding sequence ATGGCTAAGCAAAGCATGAAGAACCGCGAGCTGAAGCGTCAGCAGACGGTTGCCAAGTACGCCCAGAAGCGTGCCGCGCTGAAAGCGATCATCGCTAACCCGGAGTCAACTCCGGAAGCGCGTTGGGAAGCCCAGGTTGCGTTGCAGAAGCAGCCGCGCGACGCGAGTGCATCTCGCCTGCGCAATCGCTGCCGCCTGACCGGTCGTCCGCATGGTGTTTATCGCAAGTTCGGTCTTGCGCGTAACATGCTGCGTCAGGCCGCTATGCGCGGTGACGTTCCAGGTCTGGTCAAGGCCAGCTGGTAA
- the rpsH gene encoding 30S ribosomal protein S8: MSMQDPLADMLTRIRNAQMAEKSVVSMPSSTLKVAVANVLQGEGYIAGYNVSSDAKPQLSIELKYFEGRPVIEELKRVSRPGLRQYKSVDQLPKVRGGLGVSIVSTNKGVMTDRAARAAGVGGEVLCTVF, translated from the coding sequence ATGAGTATGCAGGACCCGTTAGCGGACATGCTAACTCGTATCCGTAATGCCCAGATGGCCGAAAAGTCCGTCGTAAGCATGCCGTCTTCCACTCTGAAGGTGGCTGTAGCCAACGTTCTTCAAGGTGAAGGCTATATCGCAGGATACAACGTCAGCAGCGACGCCAAGCCGCAGCTGTCCATCGAGCTTAAGTACTTCGAAGGCCGTCCGGTCATCGAGGAGCTCAAGCGCGTAAGCCGTCCTGGCCTTCGCCAGTACAAATCCGTTGATCAGTTGCCGAAGGTTCGCGGCGGTCTGGGTGTTTCGATCGTGTCCACCAACAAAGGTGTGATGACTGATCGGGCTGCTCGCGCTGCTGGCGTCGGCGGCGAAGTGCTCTGCACAGTGTTCTAA
- the rplF gene encoding 50S ribosomal protein L6, producing the protein MSRVAKNPVKLPAGVEFNMSGQRLSVKGAKGALELNVHSSVEVIHEAGELRFAARNGDQQNRAMAGTTRALVNNMVIGVSQGFERKLQLVGVGYKAQAKGQVLSLALGFSHPVEYELPQGVTAETPSQTDILIKGVDKQLVGQVAAEIRDFRRPEPYKGKGVRYSDEVVRRKEAKKK; encoded by the coding sequence ATGTCTCGCGTTGCTAAGAACCCCGTCAAGCTGCCCGCCGGTGTTGAATTCAACATGTCTGGTCAGCGGCTTTCGGTGAAGGGTGCCAAGGGGGCTCTCGAACTGAATGTGCACTCGTCCGTGGAAGTTATTCACGAGGCTGGTGAGCTGCGTTTTGCTGCGCGTAATGGCGATCAGCAGAACCGTGCCATGGCCGGTACCACCCGTGCGCTGGTTAACAACATGGTAATCGGCGTCAGCCAAGGCTTCGAGCGCAAGCTCCAGCTGGTTGGTGTTGGTTACAAGGCGCAAGCCAAAGGTCAAGTGCTGTCCCTGGCTCTCGGCTTCTCGCATCCGGTGGAATATGAACTGCCGCAAGGCGTTACCGCTGAGACCCCCAGCCAGACCGATATCCTGATCAAGGGTGTCGATAAGCAACTGGTCGGTCAGGTGGCTGCTGAAATCCGCGATTTCCGTCGTCCTGAGCCTTACAAAGGCAAAGGCGTGCGTTACTCGGACGAAGTGGTCCGTCGTAAAGAAGCTAAGAAGAAGTAG
- the rplR gene encoding 50S ribosomal protein L18: MSVKKVTRLRRARKARLKMRELEAVRLCVYRSSQHIYAQVLSADGGKVLASASTLDKELRDGATGNVDAAKKVGQLVAERAKAAGVTQVAFDRSGFKYHGRVKALADAAREGGLEF, encoded by the coding sequence ATGAGCGTAAAGAAAGTTACTCGTCTGCGTCGCGCTCGCAAGGCACGCCTGAAGATGCGCGAGCTGGAAGCCGTACGCCTTTGTGTGTACCGCTCTTCGCAGCACATCTACGCCCAGGTCCTTTCGGCCGACGGCGGCAAGGTCCTGGCCAGTGCCTCGACTCTCGACAAAGAACTGCGCGACGGAGCCACCGGCAACGTCGACGCTGCCAAGAAAGTTGGTCAGCTGGTCGCTGAGCGTGCTAAGGCCGCAGGTGTCACCCAGGTGGCGTTCGACCGTTCTGGCTTCAAGTACCACGGTCGTGTCAAGGCACTGGCTGATGCTGCTCGTGAAGGCGGGCTGGAGTTCTAA
- the rpsE gene encoding 30S ribosomal protein S5 — protein MAYNEQKRDEGYIEKLVQVNRVAKTVKGGRIFTFTALTVVGDGKGRVGFGRGKSREVPAAIQKAMEAARRNMIQVDLNGTTLQYATKAAHGASKVYMQPASEGTGVIAGGAMRAILEVAGVQNVLAKCYGSTNPVNVVHATFKGLKAMQSPESIAAKRGKSVEEIS, from the coding sequence ATGGCATATAACGAGCAAAAGCGCGACGAAGGCTACATTGAGAAGCTGGTTCAAGTTAACCGCGTCGCCAAAACAGTAAAAGGCGGCCGTATCTTCACCTTCACCGCGTTGACCGTGGTGGGTGATGGTAAGGGTCGTGTCGGTTTCGGTCGTGGCAAGTCCCGCGAAGTTCCGGCCGCTATTCAGAAGGCCATGGAAGCGGCTCGCCGCAATATGATCCAGGTCGATCTGAACGGCACCACGCTGCAATACGCCACCAAGGCTGCGCATGGCGCTTCCAAGGTGTACATGCAGCCGGCTTCCGAAGGTACCGGTGTAATCGCTGGTGGTGCCATGCGCGCCATTCTCGAAGTCGCCGGCGTGCAGAACGTCCTGGCCAAGTGCTATGGCTCTACCAACCCGGTGAACGTGGTTCATGCCACCTTCAAGGGTTTGAAAGCCATGCAGTCGCCTGAGTCGATCGCTGCGAAGCGTGGCAAGAGCGTTGAGGAGATTTCCTGA
- the rpmD gene encoding 50S ribosomal protein L30: MANTVKVTLIKSVSGRIPNHKLCVKGLGLRRIGHTVEVQDTPENRGMINKAYYMLRVEG; the protein is encoded by the coding sequence ATGGCTAACACCGTCAAGGTCACGCTGATCAAAAGCGTCAGCGGTCGTATCCCCAATCACAAGCTGTGCGTCAAGGGCCTCGGCCTGCGTCGCATTGGTCACACCGTGGAAGTTCAGGACACTCCTGAAAATCGCGGCATGATCAACAAGGCTTATTACATGCTCCGTGTGGAGGGCTAA
- the rplO gene encoding 50S ribosomal protein L15, with protein sequence MQLNDLRSAPGARREKLRPGRGIGSGLGKTGGRGHKGQTSRSGGKIAPGFEGGQQPLHRRLPKFGFVSLKAMDRAEVRTSELAKVQGDVVTVQSLKDANVINQNVQRVKVMLSGEVGRAVTLKGIAPTKGARAAIEAAGGKFEE encoded by the coding sequence ATGCAACTGAACGATTTGCGTTCTGCGCCAGGCGCCCGTCGCGAAAAGCTGCGTCCGGGCCGTGGTATCGGTAGCGGCCTCGGCAAGACCGGTGGTCGTGGTCACAAGGGTCAGACTTCCCGCTCCGGCGGTAAGATCGCGCCCGGTTTCGAAGGCGGCCAACAGCCATTGCATCGTCGTCTGCCGAAGTTCGGCTTCGTCTCCCTGAAGGCGATGGATCGTGCGGAGGTTCGTACTTCCGAACTGGCCAAGGTCCAGGGCGATGTCGTAACCGTGCAGAGCCTTAAGGATGCCAACGTCATCAACCAGAACGTGCAGCGGGTGAAAGTCATGCTGTCCGGTGAGGTTGGGCGTGCGGTCACCTTGAAGGGCATCGCCCCCACCAAGGGTGCGCGTGCGGCTATCGAAGCAGCTGGCGGCAAGTTCGAGGAATAA
- the secY gene encoding preprotein translocase subunit SecY, which produces MAKQGALSALSNGGLSELWARLRFLLMAIIVYRVGAHIPVPGINPDRLAELFRQNEGTILSLFNMFSGGALERMSIFALGIMPYISASIIMQLMTAVSPQLEQLKKEGEAGRRKISQYTRYGALVLALVQAIGMSVGLAGQGVAFSADFGFYFVAVTTFVAGAMFMMWLGEQITERGVGNGISMLIFAGIVAGIPRALGQSFESARQGDVNIIALLAVGLLAVAIIGFVVFIERGQRRIAVHYAKRQQGRKVFAAQTSHLPLKVNMAGVIPAIFASSILLFPASLGQWFGQSENMSWLADISQSIAPGQPLNILLFSAGIIFFCFFYTALMFNPKDVAENLKKSGAFIPGIRPGEQSARYIDGVLTRLTMFGALYMTAVCLLPQFLVVAANVPFYLGGTSLLIVVVVVMDFMSQVQSHLMSHQYDSLMKKANLKGYGSGMLR; this is translated from the coding sequence ATGGCTAAGCAAGGTGCTCTCTCCGCGCTGAGTAATGGCGGGCTGTCTGAACTCTGGGCTCGTCTGCGTTTTCTGCTGATGGCGATCATCGTCTATCGTGTTGGTGCGCACATCCCGGTGCCGGGTATCAATCCCGACAGGTTGGCCGAGCTGTTCCGTCAGAACGAAGGGACCATCCTTAGCTTGTTCAACATGTTCTCTGGTGGTGCGCTGGAGCGCATGAGCATTTTTGCGTTGGGGATCATGCCGTACATTTCGGCATCGATCATCATGCAGCTCATGACCGCAGTCAGCCCGCAGCTGGAGCAGTTGAAGAAGGAAGGCGAGGCCGGGCGCCGCAAGATCAGCCAGTACACGCGCTACGGCGCGCTCGTCCTGGCTCTTGTGCAGGCGATTGGGATGTCGGTCGGTCTCGCTGGTCAGGGTGTCGCGTTCAGTGCGGACTTCGGCTTCTACTTCGTCGCGGTCACCACTTTCGTGGCGGGTGCGATGTTCATGATGTGGTTGGGCGAGCAGATCACCGAGCGAGGTGTCGGTAACGGTATCTCCATGTTGATCTTCGCCGGCATCGTGGCAGGGATCCCGCGTGCGCTGGGGCAGTCCTTCGAGTCTGCACGCCAGGGCGATGTCAACATCATCGCGCTTTTGGCTGTAGGCCTGCTGGCTGTCGCTATTATCGGATTCGTGGTGTTCATCGAGCGTGGTCAGCGGCGAATAGCTGTTCATTACGCGAAGCGCCAGCAGGGCCGCAAGGTCTTCGCTGCGCAGACGAGCCACCTGCCGCTGAAAGTAAACATGGCTGGGGTTATTCCCGCTATTTTTGCTAGCAGTATTCTGCTGTTTCCTGCGTCGCTGGGGCAGTGGTTTGGGCAGTCCGAAAATATGAGCTGGTTGGCTGACATCTCCCAGTCCATCGCGCCTGGCCAGCCGCTGAATATCTTGTTGTTCAGTGCCGGTATCATCTTCTTCTGCTTCTTCTATACGGCATTGATGTTCAATCCGAAGGATGTTGCGGAAAACCTGAAGAAGTCCGGTGCGTTTATCCCGGGGATTCGGCCTGGTGAGCAGTCGGCGCGCTATATCGATGGTGTGCTGACTCGGTTGACCATGTTCGGCGCCCTGTACATGACGGCTGTTTGCTTGCTGCCGCAGTTTCTTGTGGTGGCTGCAAACGTGCCGTTCTACCTTGGCGGGACGTCGTTGCTGATCGTGGTTGTGGTTGTCATGGACTTTATGTCCCAAGTGCAATCGCACCTCATGTCTCACCAGTACGATTCCCTGATGAAAAAAGCCAACCTGAAGGGCTATGGCAGCGGAATGCTCCGCTAG
- the rpmJ gene encoding 50S ribosomal protein L36: protein MKVRASVKKLCRNCKIVRREGVIRVICSAEPRHKQRQG from the coding sequence ATGAAAGTTCGTGCATCGGTCAAAAAACTGTGCCGCAACTGCAAAATCGTCCGTCGCGAAGGCGTTATCCGGGTGATCTGCAGCGCAGAACCGCGTCACAAACAGCGCCAAGGCTGA
- the rpsM gene encoding 30S ribosomal protein S13 gives MARIAGVNIPDNKHTVISLTYIYGVGRTRAQTICAATGVNPAAKIKDLSDEQVELLRGEVAKFIVEGDLRREVNMKIKRLMDLGCYRGLRHRRGLPVRGQRTKTNARTRKGPRKPIRK, from the coding sequence ATGGCCCGTATTGCAGGCGTAAACATTCCGGATAACAAGCACACTGTTATCTCGCTGACCTACATCTATGGTGTTGGTCGCACTCGCGCACAGACCATCTGTGCAGCTACCGGTGTGAACCCGGCAGCAAAAATCAAGGATCTCTCCGACGAGCAGGTCGAACTGCTGCGTGGCGAAGTGGCCAAGTTCATCGTTGAAGGTGACCTGCGTCGCGAAGTCAATATGAAGATCAAGCGCTTGATGGACCTGGGTTGCTACCGCGGCCTGCGTCATCGTCGTGGTCTGCCGGTACGCGGTCAGCGCACCAAGACCAACGCTCGCACCCGTAAGGGTCCGCGTAAGCCGATCCGCAAGTAA
- the rpsK gene encoding 30S ribosomal protein S11: MAKPAARPRKKIKKTVVDGIAHIHASFNNTIITITDRQGNALSWATSGGSGFRGSRKSTPFAAQVAAERAGQAALEYGLKNLDVNVKGPGPGRESAVRALNGCGYKIASITDVTPIPHNGCRPPKKRRV, from the coding sequence ATGGCAAAACCTGCTGCTCGTCCTCGTAAGAAGATCAAAAAGACGGTGGTTGATGGCATCGCCCATATCCACGCGTCTTTCAACAACACCATCATCACCATCACCGACCGTCAGGGCAACGCATTGTCCTGGGCTACTTCTGGTGGTTCCGGCTTCCGCGGCTCGCGTAAGAGCACTCCGTTCGCTGCCCAGGTAGCGGCTGAGCGTGCTGGTCAAGCGGCGCTGGAATACGGTCTGAAGAACCTCGACGTCAACGTCAAGGGTCCAGGTCCGGGTCGTGAATCTGCTGTTCGTGCTTTGAACGGCTGTGGTTATAAAATCGCCAGCATCACCGACGTGACGCCAATCCCGCACAACGGGTGCCGTCCGCCGAAGAAGCGCCGCGTGTAA
- the rpsD gene encoding 30S ribosomal protein S4, whose amino-acid sequence MARYIGPKCKLSRREGTDLFLKSGVRALESKCNIETPPGVHGQRRGRLSDYGTQLREKQKVRRIYGVLERQFSGYYKEAASRKGATGENLLQLLECRLDNVVYRMGFGSTRAESRQLVSHKAISVNGKTVNVPSFQVKAGDVVAVREKCRNQLRIAQALELCAQRGRVEWVEVDADKKSGVFKSVPARSDLSADINENLIVELYSK is encoded by the coding sequence ATGGCTCGTTATATTGGTCCCAAGTGCAAACTGTCTCGTCGTGAAGGCACCGATCTCTTTCTGAAGAGTGGTGTACGCGCGCTCGAATCCAAGTGCAACATCGAAACCCCTCCGGGTGTACACGGCCAGCGTCGTGGGCGCCTGTCCGATTACGGTACTCAACTGCGCGAAAAGCAGAAAGTTCGTCGCATCTACGGCGTGCTCGAGCGTCAGTTCAGCGGCTACTACAAGGAAGCCGCCAGCCGTAAAGGCGCTACTGGCGAGAATCTGCTGCAACTGCTGGAGTGCCGTCTGGATAACGTGGTTTACCGCATGGGCTTCGGCTCTACTCGTGCCGAGTCGCGTCAGCTGGTTTCCCATAAGGCAATCAGTGTTAATGGCAAGACCGTGAACGTTCCGTCCTTCCAGGTGAAGGCCGGTGATGTCGTTGCCGTTCGTGAAAAATGCCGTAACCAGCTGCGTATCGCCCAAGCCCTGGAACTGTGCGCACAGCGCGGTCGCGTTGAATGGGTCGAAGTAGATGCCGACAAGAAATCCGGTGTTTTCAAGAGTGTTCCGGCTCGCAGTGATCTGTCCGCCGACATCAACGAAAACCTGATTGTCGAGCTCTACTCCAAGTAA